One window from the genome of Synechococcus sp. PROS-7-1 encodes:
- a CDS encoding aspartoacylase, which produces MVRPRVLVVAGTHGNEINGPWLLDQWQQHPNLVDSQGLDVQLAIGNPAACLQGRRYLDRDLNRSFRPDLLEKASSMPAEADREMLQALALLEQFGPKGQTPCDLVVDLHSTTSAMGNCLVVYGRRPVDLALAALVQHRLGLPIYLHEADSAQQGFLAERWPCGVVIEVGPVPQNVRRSDIVLQTRLALEALMAGIAAVRDGTARYPDQVVIHRHLGSLDLPRRSSGEPDALVHPNLQGRDWQPLKGGDPLFINAESKPLGFEGEDGVVPLFINEAAYAEKAIALSFSKQETWPLPRDWKEALSQLLC; this is translated from the coding sequence ATGGTGAGGCCTCGGGTTTTAGTGGTGGCCGGCACCCACGGCAATGAGATCAATGGGCCCTGGTTGCTCGACCAGTGGCAACAACATCCGAATTTGGTTGATTCTCAGGGTCTCGACGTGCAGCTGGCAATCGGCAATCCTGCAGCTTGCCTGCAGGGCCGGCGCTACCTCGACCGCGATCTCAACCGTTCCTTTCGCCCTGACCTTCTCGAGAAGGCCTCCTCGATGCCTGCTGAGGCGGATCGGGAAATGTTGCAGGCACTGGCATTGCTCGAGCAATTCGGTCCGAAGGGGCAAACGCCCTGCGATCTGGTGGTGGACCTGCACAGCACCACCTCAGCGATGGGCAATTGCCTGGTTGTGTATGGACGCCGACCTGTTGATTTGGCTCTGGCGGCGTTGGTTCAGCACCGACTGGGCCTCCCCATTTATTTGCACGAAGCGGACTCGGCGCAGCAGGGGTTTCTCGCGGAGCGCTGGCCTTGTGGTGTGGTGATTGAGGTGGGACCCGTCCCCCAAAACGTACGTCGCTCGGACATCGTGCTGCAGACCCGCTTGGCTCTCGAAGCTCTGATGGCGGGGATCGCTGCGGTTCGTGATGGGACTGCTCGCTATCCCGACCAGGTTGTGATTCACCGCCACCTGGGCAGCTTGGATCTGCCGAGACGCAGCTCGGGTGAGCCCGATGCTCTGGTTCATCCCAATCTTCAGGGGCGCGATTGGCAGCCCTTGAAGGGAGGGGATCCCCTGTTCATCAATGCTGAATCAAAACCTCTCGGTTTTGAAGGAGAGGATGGGGTGGTTCCTCTCTTTATCAACGAAGCGGCTTACGCGGAGAAAGCCATCGCTCTGAGCTTCAGCAAACAAGAGACCTGGCCTCTTCCCAGGGACTGGAAAGAGGCGTTGTCCCAACTCCTGTGCTGA
- a CDS encoding glutathione S-transferase C-terminal domain-containing protein has protein sequence MALPPLVVATAREGWRWQWRQLMQGLGPADNEGRYQRPASDRMDVLIPDRSGLKLRTDAQRPRLVIGRSCPWAHRTWLMHRLRRLEGTVTLLMATADHRAGRWSLVPPWLGCESLLALYRHCGTPPHHRATVPALIDPGSGADPTPQLLGNDSAALTQTLNQWPGGEGAMDLAPTALEASIQRWLQLLQPAVNDGVYRCGFARTQKAYNEASAALFSALDEVEAALQHQGPWLCGAQPTIADVCLFPTLIRWELVYAPLFGCNAQPLWMFPALWRWRQSFYTLPGVAETCDGEAWRADYFGALFPLNPGGIIPAGPDLCTLIERSPALP, from the coding sequence ATGGCTTTGCCTCCTCTGGTTGTTGCCACCGCCAGAGAGGGCTGGCGGTGGCAGTGGCGTCAGCTGATGCAGGGGCTTGGACCGGCTGACAACGAAGGGCGTTACCAGCGCCCTGCGAGCGACCGAATGGATGTGCTGATTCCGGACAGGTCGGGGCTGAAACTCCGTACCGACGCACAGCGTCCACGGTTGGTGATCGGCAGAAGCTGCCCTTGGGCCCATCGCACCTGGCTGATGCATCGACTGCGTCGGCTGGAAGGTACCGTCACCCTGCTCATGGCCACAGCTGACCACCGCGCTGGACGTTGGTCCCTTGTTCCACCCTGGTTGGGCTGTGAGTCCCTGCTCGCGCTGTATCGGCACTGCGGCACTCCGCCCCATCACAGAGCCACCGTCCCAGCTCTGATCGATCCAGGGAGTGGAGCTGATCCCACACCCCAACTCCTGGGGAATGACAGCGCTGCACTCACCCAAACGCTCAATCAATGGCCAGGGGGGGAAGGGGCCATGGACTTGGCTCCCACCGCTTTAGAGGCAAGCATTCAACGCTGGCTCCAACTCTTGCAACCTGCTGTCAACGACGGCGTTTACCGCTGCGGCTTCGCACGCACGCAGAAGGCTTACAACGAGGCCAGCGCAGCCTTGTTCTCAGCTCTCGACGAGGTGGAGGCCGCACTGCAGCACCAGGGCCCCTGGCTCTGCGGCGCCCAACCCACCATCGCGGATGTGTGCCTGTTCCCCACGTTGATCCGCTGGGAGCTGGTCTACGCCCCGCTCTTTGGATGCAACGCCCAGCCGTTGTGGATGTTCCCGGCGCTGTGGCGCTGGCGCCAATCCTTCTACACCCTGCCAGGGGTTGCCGAAACCTGCGATGGCGAGGCCTGGCGTGCCGACTATTTCGGCGCCCTGTTCCCGTTGAATCCCGGCGGCATCATTCCAGCGGGACCGGATCTCTGCACACTGATAGAACGTTCCCCGGCATTGCCATGA
- a CDS encoding DUF2301 domain-containing membrane protein — protein sequence MTEANCQFEGVYGSFAITEQDRREVHRYRIALLVSGLALSAGLLQWWQLGSELAWLWVLPLASALGLALRWIHIYLRPLHQALKLFWLLGCLGWCVLLALNGPAAALTTLQRQPLWILAIGPLFAAMAGIGFKEFFCFRRPEAIGLTLLLPIALLGRLINLLPADVCLALLTTAALLLVMMAIRKFGMDPAADIGDKSVFAYLEAQRNVVTP from the coding sequence ATGACCGAAGCCAATTGCCAGTTCGAAGGCGTCTATGGCTCTTTTGCAATCACCGAACAGGATCGGCGAGAGGTGCATCGGTATCGGATCGCGCTGCTCGTGAGCGGGCTCGCACTCAGTGCCGGTCTGCTGCAGTGGTGGCAGCTCGGCAGTGAACTGGCCTGGCTCTGGGTGTTGCCACTCGCCTCGGCCCTCGGATTGGCCCTGCGCTGGATTCACATCTACCTGCGTCCGTTGCACCAGGCCTTGAAGCTGTTCTGGTTACTGGGATGTCTGGGATGGTGCGTCTTGCTGGCTCTGAACGGCCCGGCCGCTGCGCTAACCACCCTGCAACGCCAACCCTTGTGGATTCTGGCGATCGGTCCCCTGTTCGCGGCAATGGCGGGCATCGGTTTCAAAGAGTTCTTCTGTTTCCGCAGACCCGAGGCCATCGGCCTCACCCTGCTGCTCCCCATCGCCCTCCTTGGGAGATTGATCAATCTGCTCCCAGCAGACGTCTGCCTTGCCTTGCTCACGACTGCTGCTCTTCTCCTTGTGATGATGGCGATCCGTAAATTCGGAATGGACCCAGCCGCTGATATCGGCGACAAGAGCGTGTTTGCTTACCTGGAAGCGCAGCGCAACGTCGTCACCCCGTGA